From the Desulfobacterales bacterium genome, the window GAGCAAGACGGCCGCCAGAATGCCCGTAAACCAGCCGATCAGGGGGACGTGGCCGAACCAGCGAACGGCATGCTGCCGGATTCGATTGCCGACTGCTGCGGTTGATTTAACCTCTGATGCCATCTGTTTAAACCTTGTATTTTATCTTGCCCTTCTATAGCCTGAGCCGGGCGCTGTATGCTTCACCGAAAAATCCATGGGGCCGAAAGGCCAGAATCAGCAGGATAATGGAATAGGCAATAAAATCGCGCATGGTCGATGGGAAGATCATCGCCACGAAGATTTCGATAAAGCCCAGCAGAAATCCCGCCAGCGTCGCCCCGACAACGGAACCCCGGCCGCCCAGAATGGATGCGACAAAGGCCTTCCATCCGAAAACAATCCCCATATAGGGGTCCAGGACAGGATAGGCCACTCCGAAAAGAATCCCGGCTGCGGCCGCAAGGGCCGACCCCAGGCCGAAGGTCAGGGCGATCATCCGGTTCAGCGGCACCCCCATGAGGGGAACAACCGCGTAATCAAAGGCCATGGCCCGCATGGCCATACCCCACTTGGTCCGCTTGATAAACTGGTGCAACGCAGCTGCCAGCGCCAGCGAAACCCCCACAATCATGATTTTCTGGTTGGTCACATAGACGCTGCCCAGGTTGTAGGTGACGGTTTGAATCAAAGACGGAAATTTGACCCGCTGGGCGCCAAGCAGGATCAGATTGCCGGTTTCCAGAATAATGCCGATCATCAGACCGGTAATGGCCGCCGACGCCCGCGGGGCCTCACGCAGCGGCCGATAACCGACCCGCTCCACCAAGATGCCCACAAACGATGTGAGGAACATTGAAATAAGGATGGTCAGGACCAGGATCAACCAGCCGGGCAACGCCAGGGCGCCCATGGCGCTCAGCGCCACCAGACCTGCCGCTACCCCGTACCCGATGTAAGCGCCGACCATGAAGATGTCGCCGTGGGCAAAATTAAACAGCATCAGGATACTATAGACCATCGAGTACCCCAGTGCGATCAGGGCATAGAAACTGCCCCATTGCAGTGCATTAATCAGGTTCTGGATAAAAACGGTCATCAAAAAAAATCCTTGCGAATGAATTCCATCGATCGAAAAATCGTTCTGAAAACCACTTTAATACAGCTGAACCGCAACAGCCTGTCAGGATTTTTTATGGACAAACCGCCTTAAAGAATTCAAATTCGCCGGCGTCGTTGATTTTAACGATAACGGCACATTTGCTCGGATCGCCGCTTTCATTAAAGGTCATCGCGCCGGTGATGCCCTCAAAGTTCTTGATGGCCGCCATGGCATCGCGAACGGCCTTACGGTCCTTTTTAATGTCGCCGGTGAGCTTGCCGGCGCCTTCAATCGCCTTCTGGACAATGCGAATGGCATCCCAGGTCAAGGCGCCCACATCATCGGGAACGTAGCCGTGCTTCTGATTATATCGGTCGATGAACTCCTTGGTGGCCCCTTTGGCGCCGGCCGCGGCATAGTGCGTGCTGAAGAACAGGCCGAAGCAGTCCTTTCCGCAAAGTTTGACCGTTTCAGCCGACCCCCAGCTATCGCTGCCGACGATGGGTTTGTTCCAGCCCAGCTGATGAGCCTGCTGCACGATCAGCGCCACCTCATTGTAATACTGGGGCGTAAATAAAAATTCCGCGCCGGAGTTGCGGATTTTTGTCAACTGGGCGCTGAAGTCCGCGTCCTTGGTGGTAAAACTCTCATAGGCCACCACCGAGCCGGCCCCGTTGAGTTCCTCCCAGGCAGCCTTGAAAAATTCTGCCAGCCCTTTGGGATAGTCGCTGGCAACATCGTAAAGAACGGCCGCCTTGGTGAATTTGTATTCCTCCTTTACGAATTTGGCCACGACCGGCCCCTGGAACGGATCCAGGAAGCAGGCGCGGAATACATAGGGACGATCCTTGGTGGTGTTGGGGTTGGTGGACCAGGGCGTAATCATGGGGGTTTTGTAGTTGTTGGCGACTTCGCCGGCCGGTACCGCCTGCTTGGAGGATTGCGGTCCGACAATCGCCAAAACACCGTCTTCGGTGATCATCTTGGTGTTGGCCTTAACAGCCGATTCCGCCTTGGACTCATTGTCCTCAATGACCAGTTCGACCTTATACTTCTTGTCCCCGACCTGCAGCCCGCCGGCCGCATTGATATCTTCCAGCCACATCTGCGCGGCAAATTTCGTGCCCTCGCCGACCTTGGGGATATCGCCGGTAATCGGCGCATTGATGCCGATCTTTATGGTTTCCGGACCTTTCGGTCCGCAGGCCCAGAAAACAAGGCTCACCGCAACGCACGTGAAAATCGCCGTCAACAATAATTTTTTCTTCATGTGTACCTCCTTTTGTTAGTGTTCCCTTAAACACAAAAAAAATCGGTAGCTTGAATGCGTCCATACCATAGCCATCCGCTTTAATCAATATCAGCAATAAAAAGGCCTAAACACCCGTCCGATTATATATTATTGTATTTTATATCAACAAGTTATATGCAACGAAGGGCCTGCCACTGCCGCAGTGATTTTTCCTGTTCCGAAGTCGGTCTGGCGGCCGGGCGGACGCGCTGAACGGTTGCAAGGGCCGAGTCAACATCGATTCCCTGGCGACGGCACAACACCGCTGCCGCAAAGGTGGGCGCCCGGTTGATACCGGCCAGGCAGTGCAGCAGTACCGGCTGGCCCGCATCCAGACAGGAGCAAATCAGCGCGACCACGCGGTCAAAACCTATAAGGGGAATCCCGACCCAGTCCGGCATCGGAACCGGAACCAGGCGCACCCCCAACAACCGCCAGTCTTCGGTTTCTCCTTGCGCCGGTTCATGCAGGGCAATGATGACCTGAATTCCGAGATGTGCGATCGCCTGGCGCTGATGATCGTAGGGACGGGACCCCAGGGAAAACCCCGG encodes:
- a CDS encoding branched-chain amino acid ABC transporter permease encodes the protein MTVFIQNLINALQWGSFYALIALGYSMVYSILMLFNFAHGDIFMVGAYIGYGVAAGLVALSAMGALALPGWLILVLTILISMFLTSFVGILVERVGYRPLREAPRASAAITGLMIGIILETGNLILLGAQRVKFPSLIQTVTYNLGSVYVTNQKIMIVGVSLALAAALHQFIKRTKWGMAMRAMAFDYAVVPLMGVPLNRMIALTFGLGSALAAAAGILFGVAYPVLDPYMGIVFGWKAFVASILGGRGSVVGATLAGFLLGFIEIFVAMIFPSTMRDFIAYSIILLILAFRPHGFFGEAYSARLRL
- a CDS encoding ABC transporter substrate-binding protein, yielding MKKKLLLTAIFTCVAVSLVFWACGPKGPETIKIGINAPITGDIPKVGEGTKFAAQMWLEDINAAGGLQVGDKKYKVELVIEDNESKAESAVKANTKMITEDGVLAIVGPQSSKQAVPAGEVANNYKTPMITPWSTNPNTTKDRPYVFRACFLDPFQGPVVAKFVKEEYKFTKAAVLYDVASDYPKGLAEFFKAAWEELNGAGSVVAYESFTTKDADFSAQLTKIRNSGAEFLFTPQYYNEVALIVQQAHQLGWNKPIVGSDSWGSAETVKLCGKDCFGLFFSTHYAAAGAKGATKEFIDRYNQKHGYVPDDVGALTWDAIRIVQKAIEGAGKLTGDIKKDRKAVRDAMAAIKNFEGITGAMTFNESGDPSKCAVIVKINDAGEFEFFKAVCP
- a CDS encoding dual specificity protein phosphatase — translated: MAINRPSSPPDIVWIVPGFSLGSRPYDHQRQAIAHLGIQVIIALHEPAQGETEDWRLLGVRLVPVPMPDWVGIPLIGFDRVVALICSCLDAGQPVLLHCLAGINRAPTFAAAVLCRRQGIDVDSALATVQRVRPAARPTSEQEKSLRQWQALRCI